The DNA region ACGCCGGTCAGACGTCGGTGATCCGCAGGCCCGCGTGGGCCTTGTACCGGCGGTTCACCGAGATCAGGTTGGCGACCAGCGCCTCGACCTGGTGCGCGTTGCGCAGCCGGCCCGCGAAGATGCCGCGCATGCCGGGGATCCGCCCGGCCAGCGCCTGCACGATGTCGGTGGCGGCCCGCTCCTCGCCGAGCACCATCACGTCGGTGTCGATCCGCTCGACGGACTCGTCCTGCAGCAGCACCGCCGAGAGGTGGTGGAAGGCGGCGGTGACCCGGGAGTCCGGCAGCAGGGCGGCTGCCTGCTGGGCGGCGCTGCCCTCCTCCGGGACGAGTGCGTAGGCGCCCTGCTTGTCGAAGCCGAGCGGGTTGACGCAGTCCACCACGATCTTGCCGGCCAGCTCCTCGCGGAGCGCGGTCAGCGTGGCCGCGTGCCCGTCCCAGGGCACCGCGACGATCACGATGTCGCTCTCCCTGGCGGTGGTGGCGTTGTCGGCGCCGCGCACCCCGAGGCCGATGTCGGCGGCCGAGGCCTCCGCGCGGGCCGCGTCGCGCGAACCGATGATCACCTGCTGGCCGGCCTTGGCCAGCCGGAGGGCCAGCCCCCGCCCCTGGTCGCCGGTGCCGCCGAGGACACCGACCACCAGCTGCGAGACGTCCGGCAACTCGTGGGCCGGGTTTGTCGCTGAATCGAGGGAAGTCATGGGCCGATCCTGCCAAACCGGCGGCCCGCCGCGACATCCTGTCCGCCATGGACGCGGTGAGAGTTTCGGCACTCCGGGAGCGGCTGACCGGAACCGGCTGGCTGGAGGCGGTCGGCGGCTTCGCCGGCGAGCTGCGGCACGCGGTCTCCCGGCGCGGCGCGGACGGACTGCTGCTGGTCGGCACCGAGGGGTACGAGCCCTGGCACCTGGCCGCCCACCTGGAGGACGAGGCCGCCTGGTCGGACGTCCCCCGGCTGGCCCCGACCCTGCTCCGGCACCGGGTTCCGGACCGGGCGCCCGCCCACCTGGCGCACGGCCTGCGGCGGCTGACCGAGGCCGGGCGCGGGGTCACCGTCCTGGTGGTCGCCCCGACGTCGGCCGGCGTACCGCTGCTGGAGCGGGTGCACGACGCCCGCCGGAACGGCGCGACGGTGCTGGCGCTGGACGGCGCCGAGTGCGGCGGTGCGGGCGGGGGCGGAACGGGCGGGCGCGGTGGGCCCGGTAAGCGCGGTGGGCCCGGTGGGCGGCTCGGGCCGGGCCGGACGGACGGGGCGGGCGCGGTGGGCCGGACGGACGGGGCGGGCGGTGACGGCCTGGCCGACCTCGCCGGTCTGGCGCACGGGCGGCTGTCCGTCGGCACCGCCGCGGAGGAGCCGTTCGACCTGGCCCAGCACCTGGTCAGCGCCGCCGCCGGAGAGGCCCCGGCCCGGCGCTCGGCCCTCGACCGGCTGGCCGCACTCGCCGGCCGGCTCACGGAGGGGCCCGCGATCAGCCGCTGGTGAGCGGTGCCGCCCGCGGGGGCCGGGCCGAAAACCTGTTGCGGCCCGGTGCGGCGCCCTCCGAGGATGGTCACTCGTGAACGACTCCGACCATCCCCCGACCGGTCGGGTGCGCTCCCTGCTGCGCTCGGTCGCCCCCGATCTCGCCCCCTGGCGTTCCTCCCGGGACTTCCGGCTGCTCTGGTTCTCCGGCTGTGTGACCAGCCTGGGCAGCTTCCTGACGTACGTCGCCCTGCCGGTGCAGATCAAGGAGCTCACCGACTCCTACTTCGCGGTCGGCCTGATCGGCGCCTTCGAGCTGGTCCCGCTGATCGTCTTCGGACTCTGGGGCGGCGCCCTCGCCGACGCCCTGGACCGCCGCCGGCTGGTGCTCTTCGCCGAGGCCGGACTCGGGCTGCTCAGCGCCCTGCTGCTGCTCAACGCGCTGCTGCCGACGCCCGTGCTGTGGCCGATCTACCTGGTGGCCGCGCTGGTCGCCGCCGCCGACGGCCTGCAGCGCCCGGCCCTGGACTCGCTCACCCCGCGGATCGTCCCGCACGACCAGCTGACGGCCGCCTTCGCGCTCAACTCCCTCTACCGCAACGTCGGTTCGGTGGCCGGCCCGGCGCTGGCCGGGGTCATCGTGGCGTTCGCCGGCGTGCAGACCGCGTACGCGCTGGACGTGCTCACCTTCGGCGCCTCGCTGCTGCTGCTCGCCAGGATCCGGGCCGTGCCGCCGCCCACCGGCGCCGAGAAGCCGTCCGTGCGGGCGGTGCTCACCGGCGTGAAGTACGCCTGGAGCCGGAAGGACCTGCTGGGCACCTACGCCATCGACCTGGTCGCCATGCTGTTCGCGTTCCCGGTGGCGATCTTCCCGTTCCTCGCCTCCGAACTGGCCGCCGACTGGGCGCTCGGCCTGATGTACGGCGCCACGGCGGTCGGCGCCCTGGCCGTCTCGGTCACCAGCGGCTGGACGTCCCGGATCCACCGGCACGGCCGGATGCTGGTGCTGGCCGCCCTCGGCTGGGGCGCGGCGATCACGCTCGCCGGGTTCTCCGGCTCGATCTGGCTGGTGCTGCTCTGCCTCGCCCTGGCCGGCGGCGCCGACCAGATCAGCGGCATCGCGCGCTCCACCATGTGGAACCAGTCCATCCCGGACGAGGTGCGCGGCC from Kitasatospora sp. NBC_00458 includes:
- a CDS encoding MFS transporter, translated to MNDSDHPPTGRVRSLLRSVAPDLAPWRSSRDFRLLWFSGCVTSLGSFLTYVALPVQIKELTDSYFAVGLIGAFELVPLIVFGLWGGALADALDRRRLVLFAEAGLGLLSALLLLNALLPTPVLWPIYLVAALVAAADGLQRPALDSLTPRIVPHDQLTAAFALNSLYRNVGSVAGPALAGVIVAFAGVQTAYALDVLTFGASLLLLARIRAVPPPTGAEKPSVRAVLTGVKYAWSRKDLLGTYAIDLVAMLFAFPVAIFPFLASELAADWALGLMYGATAVGALAVSVTSGWTSRIHRHGRMLVLAALGWGAAITLAGFSGSIWLVLLCLALAGGADQISGIARSTMWNQSIPDEVRGRMAGVELLSYSVGPQLGQVRAGGMAGLVGVRASVWAGGVACVVGVVALATALPSLLGYDDRTDPNAAAVRAEHEKAAALREEAERAEVLREAADREREDAGR
- the npdG gene encoding NADPH-dependent F420 reductase; amino-acid sequence: MTSLDSATNPAHELPDVSQLVVGVLGGTGDQGRGLALRLAKAGQQVIIGSRDAARAEASAADIGLGVRGADNATTARESDIVIVAVPWDGHAATLTALREELAGKIVVDCVNPLGFDKQGAYALVPEEGSAAQQAAALLPDSRVTAAFHHLSAVLLQDESVERIDTDVMVLGEERAATDIVQALAGRIPGMRGIFAGRLRNAHQVEALVANLISVNRRYKAHAGLRITDV